A genomic segment from Streptomyces antibioticus encodes:
- a CDS encoding serine/threonine-protein kinase produces the protein MQPLGADEPTAVGPYRLLGRLGSGGMGRVYLGRSAGGRTVAVKIVHPHLALDEEFRARFRREVEAARRVGGAWTASVLDADPEAAVPWVATAYVAGPSLAAAVASGAGPLPEHTVRVLGAGLAEALAAVHGLGLVHRDVKPSNVLLTVDGPLLIDFGIARATDGTASLTSTGVSIGSPGYMAPEQILGRGVTGAADVFSLGAVLAYAATGEPPFPGDSSAALLYKVVHEEPVLGASVTGELRDVVRACLAKDPAARPAPGDLAHRLAPDGAARLVAGGWLPGALIAQVGRSAVELLNLEAAAEPIPSGPVGFTTPSVGEAHGVFGPPPVMGAATGGTDTPVDGAGAAGWGPGPGASTPTGPGSGSVAGSEATPAGPGGGGVFGAAGFGAGAGAAPGGPGTGGGTTPGSGVRHGATPAGPGIAAAGPVGAGAPVGGPPAPGSVPAPRDAVPGEGGGGGRPGKLSVTVAAGAAPGEGGRGRRLSCSVVLAVAGALAVATLGSAFVLQLLPGQREDSDAGTGAGSDAASSAPPSASATGGGDRLTALPARYVGTWEGQGRGLGGSLPMGTFRVTLEQTDVGGKLGRLRQTDPLGGVCVDVLTLKEVTKTEVVATSVGDTSNHAGCNPEPHTIRFTPTGDDLTYRSDSAAEGNPTARMAKVDG, from the coding sequence ATGCAGCCGCTCGGAGCCGACGAACCGACGGCCGTCGGGCCCTACCGGCTGCTCGGCCGGCTGGGGTCCGGCGGGATGGGCCGGGTCTACCTGGGCCGCAGCGCCGGGGGCCGCACGGTCGCCGTGAAGATCGTGCACCCGCACCTCGCGCTCGACGAGGAGTTCCGGGCCCGGTTCCGGCGCGAGGTCGAGGCCGCCCGCCGGGTCGGCGGCGCCTGGACGGCGTCGGTGCTGGACGCCGACCCGGAGGCCGCCGTGCCCTGGGTCGCCACCGCCTATGTGGCCGGGCCCTCGCTCGCCGCCGCCGTCGCCTCCGGCGCGGGACCGCTGCCCGAGCACACCGTGCGGGTGCTCGGCGCCGGGCTCGCCGAGGCGCTCGCCGCCGTGCACGGACTGGGTCTCGTGCACCGGGACGTGAAGCCGTCCAACGTCCTGCTCACCGTCGACGGCCCGCTCCTCATCGACTTCGGCATCGCCCGCGCCACCGACGGCACCGCGTCCCTCACCTCCACCGGCGTCTCCATCGGCTCGCCCGGCTACATGGCCCCCGAGCAGATCCTCGGCCGGGGCGTGACCGGCGCGGCGGACGTCTTCTCCCTCGGCGCGGTCCTCGCCTACGCGGCCACCGGCGAACCGCCCTTCCCCGGCGACTCGTCGGCCGCGCTGCTCTACAAGGTCGTCCACGAGGAGCCGGTGCTCGGCGCGTCGGTCACCGGCGAACTCCGCGACGTCGTCCGGGCGTGCCTGGCCAAGGACCCGGCGGCCCGCCCCGCCCCCGGCGACCTCGCCCACCGCCTCGCCCCCGACGGCGCGGCCCGCCTCGTCGCGGGCGGCTGGCTGCCGGGCGCCCTGATCGCCCAGGTGGGCCGCAGCGCCGTCGAACTCCTCAACCTGGAGGCGGCGGCGGAACCGATCCCCTCGGGCCCGGTCGGCTTCACCACCCCGTCGGTGGGCGAGGCCCACGGAGTCTTCGGTCCGCCGCCGGTGATGGGGGCGGCGACGGGCGGGACGGACACCCCGGTGGACGGTGCGGGTGCCGCCGGGTGGGGCCCGGGCCCGGGTGCCTCTACGCCCACGGGGCCGGGGTCCGGGTCGGTCGCGGGAAGCGAGGCCACGCCCGCCGGGCCCGGCGGGGGCGGGGTGTTCGGGGCCGCCGGTTTCGGGGCGGGTGCGGGTGCGGCGCCTGGCGGGCCCGGGACGGGCGGAGGCACGACGCCCGGGTCGGGTGTGCGGCACGGTGCCACGCCCGCCGGGCCGGGAATCGCCGCTGCCGGGCCGGTAGGCGCAGGTGCCCCGGTGGGCGGGCCTCCGGCCCCCGGCTCCGTGCCCGCGCCGCGGGACGCCGTGCCCGGGGAGGGCGGCGGCGGAGGACGGCCCGGGAAGCTGTCCGTGACCGTGGCGGCCGGAGCCGCCCCCGGTGAGGGCGGCCGCGGACGGCGGCTGAGCTGCAGTGTGGTGCTCGCGGTCGCCGGGGCGCTCGCCGTGGCCACCCTGGGGTCGGCGTTCGTCCTCCAGCTCCTGCCGGGCCAGCGCGAGGACTCCGACGCCGGAACGGGAGCCGGTTCCGACGCCGCGTCCAGCGCGCCGCCGAGCGCGAGCGCGACCGGCGGAGGCGACCGGCTGACCGCGCTGCCCGCCCGGTACGTCGGCACCTGGGAGGGCCAGGGCCGCGGCCTCGGCGGCAGCCTCCCCATGGGCACCTTCCGGGTCACCCTCGAACAGACGGACGTCGGCGGAAAGCTGGGCCGGTTGCGCCAGACCGACCCGCTCGGCGGTGTCTGCGTCGACGTCCTGACGCTGAAGGAGGTGACGAAGACGGAGGTCGTCGCCACCTCGGTGGGCGACACGTCCAACCACGCCGGCTGCAACCCCGAGCCCCACACCATCCGCTTCACCCCGACCGGCGACGACCTCACCTACCGCTCGGACAGCGCGGCCGAGGGCAACCCGACGGCCCGGATGGCGAAGGTCGACGGGTGA
- a CDS encoding prepilin peptidase, whose protein sequence is MTDAALIAIAAVWGALAGTLLPRAAYRFAVPSEEADTGWHTACPAGHPLRGWLGRAHCPACAAPTAPYAPGTYLHPLVTAAVCALLAAATGTRPELGVWLALAPVGVLLAVVDLRVRRLPDPLTLTLPVAALALLAPAALLPEHAGSWTTALLATLALGAAYYVLHLINPAGMAFGDVKLALGTGAVLGWYGWPTVMLGTLAGFTYGALYGGALVVARRAGRRTTIPFGPFMLTGTLTGLLIGGYTA, encoded by the coding sequence CTGACCGACGCGGCGCTGATCGCAATCGCCGCCGTGTGGGGCGCGCTGGCGGGCACGCTCCTGCCCCGCGCCGCCTACCGCTTCGCCGTCCCGTCCGAGGAGGCCGACACCGGCTGGCACACGGCCTGCCCGGCGGGCCACCCCCTACGGGGCTGGCTCGGCCGCGCCCACTGCCCGGCCTGCGCGGCGCCCACCGCCCCCTACGCCCCCGGCACCTACCTCCACCCCCTCGTCACCGCCGCCGTCTGCGCCCTGCTCGCCGCGGCCACCGGAACCCGGCCCGAACTGGGGGTGTGGCTGGCGCTCGCACCGGTCGGCGTACTGCTCGCCGTCGTCGACCTGCGCGTACGCCGACTGCCCGACCCGCTGACCCTGACGCTGCCCGTCGCCGCCCTCGCCCTGCTGGCCCCGGCCGCCCTGCTGCCCGAGCACGCCGGAAGCTGGACGACCGCCCTGCTCGCCACCCTCGCCCTCGGCGCCGCCTACTACGTGCTGCACCTCATCAACCCCGCCGGCATGGCCTTCGGCGACGTCAAACTCGCCCTCGGCACCGGCGCCGTCCTCGGCTGGTACGGCTGGCCCACCGTCATGCTCGGCACCCTCGCCGGCTTCACGTACGGCGCGCTCTACGGCGGCGCCCTCGTCGTCGCCCGCCGCGCGGGACGCCGTACGACGATCCCCTTCGGCCCGTTCATGCTCACCGGAACCCTCACCGGGCTGCTGATCGGCGGCTACACGGCCTGA
- the mqnC gene encoding cyclic dehypoxanthinyl futalosine synthase — translation MTEKADLQSVLDRAADGGRITPEEALVLYRDAPLHALGSAADAVRRRKYAGTEHIATYIIERNINYTNVCVTACRFCAFYAAPKDKDKGWTRDLDDILRRCAETVELGGTQIMFQGGHHPDYGVEYYEKHFSAIKEAFPQLVIHSLGASEVEHMARISKVSVEEAIQRIHAAGLDSFAGAGAELLPARPRKAIAPLKESGERWLEIMETAHGLGVESTSTMLMGTGETNAERIEHLRMIRDVQDRTGGFRAFIPYTYQPENNHLKGRTQATLFEYLRMIAIARLFMDNIQHIQGSWLTTGKEVGQLSLHYGADDLGSIMLEENVVSSAGAKHRSNRLEIIDLIRKAGRVPAQRATTYEHLVVHDDPANDPVDERVMSHISSTAIEGGTAHPELKLLTSN, via the coding sequence GTGACCGAGAAGGCCGACCTCCAGTCCGTGCTCGACCGCGCAGCCGACGGTGGTCGGATCACCCCGGAAGAGGCGCTGGTCCTCTACCGCGACGCGCCCCTGCACGCGCTCGGCTCCGCCGCGGACGCCGTCCGCCGACGGAAGTACGCCGGGACCGAGCACATCGCGACGTACATCATCGAGCGGAACATCAACTACACGAACGTGTGCGTCACGGCGTGCCGGTTCTGCGCCTTCTACGCGGCCCCCAAGGACAAGGACAAGGGCTGGACCCGCGACCTCGACGACATCCTGCGCCGCTGCGCCGAGACCGTCGAACTCGGCGGCACCCAGATCATGTTCCAGGGCGGCCACCACCCGGACTACGGCGTCGAGTACTACGAGAAGCACTTCTCCGCGATCAAGGAGGCGTTCCCGCAGCTCGTGATCCACTCGCTGGGCGCGTCCGAGGTCGAGCACATGGCCCGGATCTCCAAGGTGAGCGTGGAGGAGGCCATCCAGCGGATCCACGCGGCCGGTCTCGACTCGTTCGCCGGCGCCGGCGCCGAGCTGCTCCCGGCCCGCCCGCGCAAGGCGATCGCGCCGCTCAAGGAGTCCGGCGAACGCTGGCTGGAGATCATGGAGACGGCCCACGGGCTGGGCGTCGAGTCCACCTCCACCATGCTGATGGGCACCGGCGAGACCAACGCCGAGCGCATCGAGCACCTGCGGATGATCCGTGACGTGCAGGACCGCACCGGCGGCTTCCGGGCGTTCATCCCGTACACGTACCAGCCCGAGAACAACCACCTGAAGGGCCGTACGCAGGCCACGCTCTTCGAGTACCTGCGGATGATCGCCATCGCCCGGCTGTTCATGGACAACATCCAGCACATCCAGGGCTCCTGGCTCACCACCGGCAAGGAGGTCGGCCAGCTCTCCCTGCACTACGGCGCGGACGACCTCGGCTCGATCATGCTGGAGGAGAACGTCGTCTCCTCGGCCGGTGCCAAGCACCGCTCCAACCGCCTTGAGATCATCGACCTGATCCGCAAGGCGGGCCGTGTCCCGGCCCAGCGTGCGACGACCTACGAGCACCTCGTCGTCCACGACGACCCGGCGAACGACCCGGTCGACGAGCGCGTGATGTCCCACATCTCCTCGACCGCCATCGAGGGCGGCACGGCCCACCCGGAACTGAAGCTCCTCACCTCCAACTAG
- a CDS encoding amidohydrolase family protein: protein MLTIHTADLLVTGDPRHPPVPGGAVLVDGRTIAAVGPYEELAEASPTARVRRWPGLLTPGLLNPYGPELLEHAYHPDPREADELGTEPLTGEALAALAPTDTRRGASARRGVQRMLAHGTVAVAGDLWRPAVLDAVRRAGLTVEQRFTDPAGPPSLDPLAADGGRSLREAIVTPLAPVPGAAATFAVFDAPDEAALTTRGASCCIATVIDGRLLYRSR, encoded by the coding sequence GTGCTGACGATTCATACAGCGGATCTGCTCGTGACCGGGGATCCGCGACACCCTCCCGTGCCCGGCGGCGCCGTGCTCGTGGACGGGCGGACCATCGCGGCCGTCGGCCCGTACGAGGAACTCGCCGAGGCGTCTCCCACGGCCCGCGTGCGCCGCTGGCCGGGCCTGCTCACCCCGGGGCTGCTCAACCCGTACGGCCCCGAACTCCTCGAACACGCCTACCATCCCGACCCGCGCGAGGCCGACGAGCTGGGCACCGAGCCGCTCACCGGCGAGGCCCTCGCGGCGCTCGCCCCGACCGACACGCGCCGGGGCGCGAGCGCCCGGCGCGGGGTGCAGCGGATGCTGGCGCACGGCACCGTGGCCGTGGCGGGCGACCTGTGGCGCCCGGCCGTGCTGGACGCCGTGCGCCGGGCCGGGCTCACGGTGGAGCAGCGCTTCACCGATCCGGCGGGCCCGCCGTCACTCGACCCGCTGGCTGCCGACGGTGGCCGGAGCCTGCGCGAGGCGATCGTGACACCGCTCGCCCCGGTGCCCGGCGCGGCCGCCACCTTCGCCGTCTTCGACGCCCCCGACGAGGCCGCGCTGACGACCCGGGGCGCGTCCTGCTGCATCGCCACGGTGATCGACGGCCGTCTGCTGTACCGGTCCAGGTGA
- a CDS encoding chitinase, with protein MRSFLVPTAGLTCLLVLATAGCSTGSGGSAEEQQAKGATPSPSVSASASGTAYAPYVSAVEPSDNDTAGSPSTYNLAFVISDGSGCTPEWNGTHAVDDSAVTSRISALKESGATVRVSFGGASGKELGATCSDAAALAEAYGAALDAAGSTQADFDIEGDELTDADSVALRSRAIALLQEERPDLEVSFTLPVMPSGLDEDGLALLKSANKYDVQVSTVNLMTMNYGESYDGDMGAYAITSATAAQAQLKDVFGTSDATAWRAMALTSMLGTNDVANETFTLADAAEVREFAEEKGISWVSMWSTFRDQQCEEGTATDDALTNCSGVEQSPGAFAEAFSG; from the coding sequence ATGCGGAGTTTCCTGGTGCCGACGGCCGGGCTGACCTGCCTGCTCGTCCTGGCCACGGCGGGATGCTCCACGGGATCCGGGGGATCCGCCGAGGAGCAGCAGGCGAAGGGGGCCACGCCGTCGCCGTCTGTCTCCGCGTCCGCGTCCGGCACGGCGTACGCCCCGTACGTCAGCGCCGTCGAGCCCTCCGACAACGACACGGCCGGCTCGCCGTCGACGTACAACCTGGCCTTCGTCATCTCCGACGGCAGCGGCTGCACGCCCGAGTGGAACGGGACGCACGCCGTCGACGACTCGGCGGTGACCTCGCGGATCTCCGCGCTGAAGGAGTCGGGCGCCACGGTCCGGGTCTCCTTCGGCGGGGCGTCCGGCAAGGAGCTGGGCGCCACGTGCTCCGACGCGGCCGCGCTGGCGGAGGCGTACGGCGCGGCGCTCGACGCGGCCGGTTCCACCCAGGCCGACTTCGACATCGAGGGCGACGAGCTGACCGACGCCGACTCGGTCGCCCTGCGCTCCCGGGCGATCGCGCTGCTCCAGGAGGAACGGCCGGACCTGGAGGTGTCGTTCACGCTGCCGGTGATGCCGTCCGGGCTGGACGAGGACGGGCTCGCGCTGCTGAAGTCCGCGAACAAGTACGACGTGCAGGTCTCCACCGTCAATCTGATGACGATGAACTACGGGGAGTCGTACGACGGGGACATGGGCGCGTACGCGATCACCTCGGCGACGGCGGCGCAGGCGCAGTTGAAGGACGTCTTCGGCACGTCGGACGCCACGGCGTGGCGGGCGATGGCGCTCACCTCGATGCTCGGCACGAACGACGTCGCCAACGAGACGTTCACGCTGGCCGACGCGGCGGAGGTGCGGGAGTTCGCGGAGGAGAAGGGCATCTCCTGGGTGTCGATGTGGTCGACCTTCCGGGACCAGCAGTGTGAGGAGGGCACCGCCACGGACGACGCGCTCACCAATTGCAGTGGGGTGGAGCAGAGTCCGGGCGCGTTCGCGGAGGCGTTCTCGGGGTAG